The Penaeus monodon isolate SGIC_2016 chromosome 13, NSTDA_Pmon_1, whole genome shotgun sequence genome contains a region encoding:
- the LOC119579922 gene encoding tigger transposable element-derived protein 6-like: protein MAAASAKGEKLLVIGKSKSPRCFKNIKELPTQYTSQKKSWMSSEIFEEGVCKVDRKFRVDGRKIALIIDNCPAHPTLSILTNVQLVFLPPNTTSILQPMDQGVIRSLKAYYRGKVVRLISRALEEKKPCPKISILQGMKLLAESWELVSKETIVKCFRKAGITPDGQQAAIDDSDDPFKDLQESLNNLRKADSSMVPNDVTATALVSLDDDVIATAPEMNEDDIVSRLKNQEKEEEESGDEEIQGGEMFDPVAEKPSRSAIESA from the coding sequence ATGGCTGCAGCAAGTGCGAAAGGAGAAAAATTGCTCGTGATCGGAAAGTCGAAAAGTCCGCGATGTTTTAAGAATATAAAGGAACTTCCTACCCAGTATACATCGCAAAAAAAGAGCTGGATGAGCAGCGAAATCTTCGAAGAGGGGGTATGTAAAGTCGACCGAAAATTCCGGGTAGATGGTCGAAAAATTGCTCTCATTATCGACAACTGCCCTGCTCATCCAACGTTGTCCATTTTGACCAACGTGCAGCTTGTCTTTCTGCCACCAAATACGACGTCTATCTTGCAACCAATGGACCAAGGTGTCATTCGCAGCCTCAAAGCGTATTATCGCGGAAAGGTTGTACGTCTGATTTCCAGAGCTCTCGAAGAAAAAAAGCCTTGTCCAAAGATATCAATTCTGCAAGGAATGAAGTTACTGGCAGAATCTTGGGAACTCGTATCCAAAGAAACCATTGTAAAATGTTTTAGGAAGGCTGGTATCACCCCTGATGGGCAACAGGCTGCCATTGATGATTCTGATGACCCGTTTAAAGATCTTCAAGAAAGCTTGAATAACTTGAGGAAAGCAGATTCATCAATGGTGCCGAATGATGTCACCGCCACTGCTTTAGTGAGCTTGGACGACGACGTCATTGCAACAGCCCCTGAGATGAATGAAGATGATATCGTGAGCAGGCTGAAgaaccaagaaaaagaagaggaagaaagtggtgATGAAGAGATCCAAGGTGGAGAGATGTTTGACCCTGTGGCGGAAAAGCCTTCGAGATCTGCGATCGAATCAGCTTGA